One Pseudorhodoplanes sinuspersici DNA segment encodes these proteins:
- a CDS encoding Bug family tripartite tricarboxylate transporter substrate binding protein, with protein sequence MYRFFTAALFSLAALFAPALAQEFPDRPVRLVVPFLAGGTVDSTGRILAQKLSEQTGQQFIVENRGGAGGNIGSEAVAKSNPDGYTLLHTAPTLVVNQFLYNNMPYDADKDFAPIGLFAVTPVVLMVSNDLPVKNLDELIAYAKANPGKVSFGSAGVGTIPHLAGELFKSLAKVEIVHVPYKGTSAAMNDLVGGHIQVLFDLLPSSLPQIKSGRVRAIANAGTKRPAVLADLPTLAEQGLKGYDAASWVAVVAPVKTPAPILKKLRTEMGAALKSPDIVKRLSDLGSMPGTADEADFRKFLKTETDKWAEVIKASGAKQK encoded by the coding sequence ATGTACCGTTTTTTCACTGCCGCCTTGTTTTCCTTGGCTGCGTTATTTGCTCCGGCCCTTGCGCAGGAGTTTCCCGATCGTCCGGTTCGCCTCGTCGTTCCTTTCCTCGCAGGCGGCACGGTGGATTCCACAGGGCGCATTCTGGCGCAGAAGCTTTCCGAACAAACCGGCCAGCAATTCATCGTCGAGAACCGCGGCGGTGCAGGCGGCAATATCGGCTCGGAGGCTGTCGCAAAATCCAACCCGGACGGATACACGTTGCTGCACACCGCGCCAACGCTTGTCGTCAATCAGTTTCTTTACAACAATATGCCGTACGATGCGGACAAGGACTTTGCGCCGATCGGATTATTCGCCGTAACGCCTGTTGTGCTGATGGTCAGCAATGATCTGCCGGTAAAGAATCTCGATGAGTTGATCGCGTATGCCAAAGCCAATCCTGGAAAAGTGAGTTTTGGCTCGGCCGGCGTTGGCACGATTCCGCACTTGGCAGGAGAGCTGTTCAAGTCGCTGGCAAAAGTCGAGATTGTGCACGTTCCCTACAAAGGAACATCGGCGGCGATGAACGATCTTGTGGGCGGCCATATTCAGGTGCTTTTCGATCTGTTGCCATCCAGTCTTCCTCAGATCAAGTCGGGTCGTGTGCGCGCGATCGCCAATGCCGGAACCAAACGTCCAGCCGTTTTGGCTGATCTTCCCACACTCGCCGAGCAGGGATTGAAGGGCTATGATGCAGCTTCCTGGGTCGCTGTTGTGGCGCCGGTCAAGACGCCGGCGCCGATCCTGAAGAAGCTGCGGACAGAAATGGGCGCAGCCTTGAAGTCTCCGGACATCGTCAAGCGCCTGAGCGATCTCGGTTCGATGCCGGGCACCGCGGATGAGGCGGATTTCCGGAAGTTTCTGAAGACGGAAACGGACAAATGGGCCGAGGTGATCAAAGCTTCCGGCGCGAAGCAAAAGTAA
- a CDS encoding amidohydrolase family protein, producing MIIALEEHYFDADWNAQADTPRHSPRPDTPFLRRLSDLGEQRIKEMDEAGIDLQVISHAPPGAQGVKDADSVSWARRTNDRLHAAIQQHPSRFAGFAAVPTSDAVTGADELERAVGSLGFKGGMINSLTEGPFLDDKRYWPIFERAQALDVPIYLHPSDPNPAILSTYYKGYAETHPMFIRAGWGFMVETGTQAMRLVLSGIFDAYPRLKIILGHLGETIPYQIARIDEALSRDTPMKNFREVFSEHFYVTTSGFFSTPAMQCCIDEIGIDRVLFSVDWPYASNVAGVKWMKECAMTDSDKDKIFSGNAKRLLKL from the coding sequence ATGATCATTGCCCTGGAAGAACACTATTTCGATGCGGATTGGAACGCGCAAGCCGACACGCCGCGGCATTCGCCACGTCCCGATACCCCGTTTCTCCGCCGACTCAGTGATCTTGGTGAACAGCGCATCAAGGAGATGGATGAGGCCGGCATTGATCTCCAGGTGATCTCGCATGCGCCTCCCGGAGCGCAAGGAGTGAAGGACGCCGACTCTGTGTCTTGGGCTCGAAGGACGAATGATCGTCTTCACGCCGCCATTCAACAGCATCCGAGCCGGTTTGCGGGGTTTGCTGCCGTGCCGACGTCGGATGCCGTTACGGGGGCTGACGAACTTGAGCGGGCTGTCGGCTCACTTGGTTTCAAGGGTGGGATGATCAACAGCCTCACCGAAGGACCGTTTTTGGACGATAAGCGCTACTGGCCGATTTTCGAGCGGGCGCAGGCGCTCGATGTTCCGATCTATCTTCATCCATCAGATCCCAATCCTGCAATCCTGTCGACCTATTACAAGGGGTATGCCGAAACCCATCCGATGTTCATTCGTGCAGGATGGGGCTTCATGGTGGAAACCGGGACGCAGGCGATGCGTCTGGTTCTGAGCGGCATCTTCGACGCTTATCCGCGTCTCAAGATCATCCTCGGGCATCTTGGCGAAACGATCCCCTATCAGATCGCGCGGATCGATGAAGCATTGAGTCGCGATACGCCGATGAAGAACTTTCGTGAGGTGTTTTCAGAGCACTTCTATGTCACCACAAGCGGTTTTTTCTCCACGCCTGCGATGCAATGCTGCATCGACGAGATCGGCATCGATCGTGTGCTTTTTTCGGTCGACTGGCCATATGCGTCGAACGTCGCCGGCGTCAAATGGATGAAGGAGTGCGCGATGACCGACAGCGACAAGGACAAGATCTTCTCCGGGAATGCCAAGCGCCTGCTCAAGCTCTGA
- a CDS encoding 2Fe-2S iron-sulfur cluster-binding protein yields MVKLARSQRELLWNSDERDLLSLSEKNGVELLNGCRTGQCESCLVKVLSGQVAHLAPVELEEPGTCLTCCAVPLSDLVLDA; encoded by the coding sequence GTGGTCAAGCTCGCCCGGAGCCAAAGGGAATTGCTCTGGAACAGCGATGAACGCGATCTATTAAGTCTATCGGAGAAGAATGGCGTTGAGCTGCTGAACGGTTGCCGCACGGGTCAGTGCGAGAGCTGCCTCGTCAAGGTTCTGTCCGGCCAGGTCGCGCACCTTGCGCCAGTTGAACTCGAAGAACCCGGTACTTGCCTGACTTGTTGCGCGGTTCCTTTGAGCGACCTTGTGCTCGACGCCTAG
- a CDS encoding TetR/AcrR family transcriptional regulator, with protein sequence MAQRSGDPARVREKILKQAIEEFSRIGLEGARVDRIAERSRVSKNMLYYYFKSKEGLFIAALDRTYEQLREQQKDISIRASDPLVAMQQLVQHTFRAFENNPHAIRLMNEENKHRGKYLRKSGQIRYLYTPLVETIQFILERGRSDGIFRASIDARLLYMTLSSLCYHYLSNQYTLEIALGRDLTSEKSRQEWLDHVTNLVLLHCVSDPTAMIATDKKARTAC encoded by the coding sequence GTGGCGCAGCGAAGCGGTGATCCGGCGCGCGTTCGCGAGAAAATTCTGAAGCAGGCGATCGAGGAGTTCTCTCGTATCGGCCTAGAAGGCGCACGCGTTGATCGCATTGCGGAGCGATCACGCGTCAGCAAGAATATGCTCTACTACTATTTCAAGTCGAAAGAGGGACTTTTCATCGCCGCGCTCGACCGAACCTATGAACAGTTGCGTGAGCAGCAGAAAGACATCAGCATCCGTGCGAGCGATCCGCTTGTAGCGATGCAGCAGCTTGTGCAGCACACTTTTCGAGCCTTCGAGAATAATCCTCATGCCATCCGGTTGATGAACGAGGAGAACAAGCATCGCGGCAAGTATCTGCGGAAATCCGGACAGATACGTTATCTTTACACGCCGCTTGTTGAGACGATCCAGTTCATTCTGGAGCGGGGCCGCAGCGACGGCATTTTTCGTGCCTCGATCGATGCGCGTCTGCTCTACATGACGTTGTCTTCCCTTTGCTATCACTACCTCTCCAACCAATACACACTCGAAATCGCATTGGGCCGCGATCTGACGTCAGAGAAGTCGCGTCAGGAGTGGCTGGATCACGTTACGAATCTGGTCCTTCTTCACTGCGTCTCAGATCCGACGGCGATGATCGCGACGGACAAGAAAGCGCGCACTGCCTGCTAG
- a CDS encoding xanthine dehydrogenase family protein molybdopterin-binding subunit, translating into MNVHNTYIGRPMERVEDLRMVRGRGTYISDVNRPGQLHAVILRSSIAHGILKSIDASAALALPGVRHVLTAADLGEVVPVIPLRLQPLPQLERFHQPVLAHDKVRYVGEPIAVVIADTAALAEDALEHIFVDIETLPAVTGRDQAESKEALLFEGHGSNVAITWHAFKGNADEGFAKADRIYRDQFRVQRHAAMFMEPRGFVAEWNKVDGKLTVWGAAKTPWHNRRVLAAALGLDLEAVDLIEVDVGGGFGSRGEFYPEDYLIPAAAKFIERPVKWVEDRREHMMSANHARDIECDVEFAVNNDGTFVGIRGQVWADVGAYLRTNGSVGPRNVAQYMSGPYCFEHIDIKSEMLTTNKTPSGTYRGPGRFETDFVRERMIDLIAKDLAMDRLELRRRNLVADAQMPYPLASIAPYDSSTELDSGDYHAVFDRCVKEFNWAEKSKLRGKEIDGYYHGLAIGSFIEGGAAGPKEEVRLVLETDGKLSVYMGSSSVGQGLETIMAQIAADAMEMPYEKITIFHGSTSYVKDGYGAYHSRSTVMGGSAILLAADKLKQKIRDVAASRFGCAADQIVIEGERIGYGEKFTDLSGLSDAPLEVEAEFFNKKYTWAYGTQAAHVAVDPGTGHVKVLDYLSVEDVGRMINPLTLHGQAIGSMVQGLGGAFLEHLIYDDQGQLLTGSFADYLMPTAFDFPNLRSITLELKPCPNNPLGAKGAGEGALIPSGGIMANAIADALSHLNVQPNELPLSPPKIWQLVEEAKSAQAAA; encoded by the coding sequence ATGAACGTTCATAACACCTATATTGGCCGGCCCATGGAGCGGGTCGAGGACCTGCGCATGGTGCGTGGGCGCGGCACCTATATCTCTGATGTCAACAGGCCAGGGCAGCTTCACGCCGTCATTCTTCGCAGTTCAATCGCGCACGGCATCCTCAAGTCGATCGATGCGAGCGCTGCTCTCGCTTTGCCAGGTGTACGCCATGTGTTGACAGCGGCCGATCTTGGCGAGGTGGTGCCCGTCATTCCGCTGCGTCTGCAGCCGTTGCCGCAACTCGAGCGATTTCATCAGCCGGTTCTGGCCCACGACAAGGTTCGTTACGTCGGTGAACCCATCGCTGTCGTGATTGCCGACACCGCTGCGCTGGCTGAGGATGCGCTCGAGCATATCTTCGTCGACATTGAGACGCTTCCGGCCGTCACGGGTCGCGACCAGGCCGAGTCCAAAGAAGCGCTTCTGTTTGAGGGCCACGGCTCGAACGTCGCGATTACATGGCATGCCTTTAAGGGCAACGCTGACGAAGGTTTTGCAAAGGCGGACCGGATTTATCGTGACCAATTCAGGGTGCAGCGGCACGCAGCCATGTTCATGGAACCGCGTGGATTTGTTGCTGAGTGGAACAAAGTGGACGGCAAGCTGACTGTCTGGGGTGCGGCAAAGACCCCGTGGCACAATCGGCGTGTGCTGGCTGCGGCGCTTGGCCTTGACCTCGAGGCTGTCGATCTGATTGAGGTTGATGTTGGCGGTGGCTTCGGCTCGCGCGGCGAATTCTATCCGGAGGATTATCTGATCCCGGCGGCGGCGAAGTTCATTGAACGGCCGGTGAAGTGGGTGGAGGATCGTCGCGAGCATATGATGTCCGCGAACCATGCGCGTGACATCGAATGCGACGTGGAATTCGCGGTCAATAACGACGGCACCTTTGTCGGTATCCGTGGGCAGGTCTGGGCAGATGTCGGGGCGTATCTGCGCACCAACGGCTCGGTCGGTCCCCGCAACGTGGCGCAATATATGTCGGGTCCGTATTGTTTCGAGCATATCGATATCAAGAGCGAGATGCTGACGACGAACAAGACGCCGAGCGGTACGTATCGCGGTCCAGGCCGTTTCGAGACGGATTTTGTTCGCGAGCGGATGATCGATCTGATCGCAAAAGATCTCGCGATGGATCGGCTTGAGCTGAGGCGGCGCAATCTCGTCGCGGATGCGCAGATGCCGTATCCGCTTGCATCGATTGCGCCTTATGACAGCTCGACTGAACTCGACAGTGGTGACTACCATGCCGTGTTTGATCGCTGCGTGAAGGAATTCAATTGGGCCGAAAAGAGCAAACTGCGTGGCAAGGAGATCGACGGTTACTACCACGGTCTTGCGATCGGCAGCTTTATCGAGGGCGGCGCCGCGGGCCCGAAGGAAGAAGTTCGTCTGGTGCTGGAGACCGATGGAAAGCTTTCGGTCTACATGGGCTCGTCCTCGGTTGGGCAGGGACTCGAGACCATCATGGCGCAAATTGCCGCTGATGCGATGGAGATGCCTTACGAAAAGATCACGATCTTCCACGGTTCGACCAGCTATGTGAAGGATGGGTATGGCGCCTATCACTCGCGATCGACCGTCATGGGCGGTTCGGCGATCCTGCTCGCCGCCGACAAGCTTAAGCAGAAAATCCGGGACGTCGCGGCTTCACGCTTTGGATGTGCTGCCGATCAGATCGTGATCGAAGGCGAGCGCATCGGATATGGCGAGAAGTTCACGGACCTGAGCGGATTGTCGGATGCTCCGTTAGAGGTGGAGGCGGAGTTCTTCAACAAGAAGTACACATGGGCCTACGGCACTCAGGCTGCGCATGTCGCCGTGGATCCGGGGACAGGTCACGTCAAGGTGCTGGATTATCTGTCGGTCGAAGACGTCGGCCGTATGATCAATCCGCTGACGCTGCACGGTCAGGCCATCGGATCGATGGTACAGGGGTTGGGCGGGGCGTTCCTGGAGCATCTGATCTACGACGATCAAGGGCAGTTGCTGACCGGATCGTTTGCTGATTATCTGATGCCGACCGCGTTCGACTTCCCAAATCTCCGGTCGATCACGCTTGAGCTGAAGCCGTGTCCGAACAACCCGCTTGGCGCCAAGGGGGCGGGCGAAGGGGCGCTCATTCCCTCCGGCGGGATCATGGCGAATGCGATCGCCGATGCCTTGTCGCATCTCAATGTGCAGCCGAATGAGCTGCCGCTGTCGCCACCGAAAATCTGGCAATTGGTTGAGGAGGCAAAATCCGCGCAAGCTGCTGCCTGA
- a CDS encoding aldehyde dehydrogenase family protein: MQHSDSLFIAEPFVPGHSKPKGAVLKTFVRPQDGVHIGDIVESGAEGVAVAVASSRAAFRAFKSSSIHDRMALLKQASDAIRGSAADIAKLICEDVGKPIKAANFEANRGCDFIDACIAAVSQLRGEVLPLDAVATGRGLTGFTKRVPYGVVGGITPFNAPVNLLLQKVMPAVAVGNAIVVKPALSGSRVATQLAKLFLEAGWPQGLFNVVTGDRETALALAAHPDVDAISFTGGTAAGHDLVRAAGAKKFVAELGSNAANIVLGDADLKFAATRIASAGFEASGQQCISAQRVLVQRSVLGEFLALFTAAAKAMKVGLASDPATDVGPMVHLAAAERVMSMVEDAVAKGATVALKPERDGATVSPGILVDIAKNSRLWKDEVFGPIVAVVPFDMIDEAIELANDSDFGLQGAVFTQGLSHALRFAEDMDVGSLWINEASRFRLDMYPFGGVKQSGIGREGVVYAMEELSQVKFIGIRSQPLS; the protein is encoded by the coding sequence GTGCAGCATTCGGATTCTCTCTTCATCGCCGAACCTTTTGTTCCGGGACATTCGAAGCCCAAAGGTGCAGTCCTGAAGACGTTTGTGCGCCCGCAGGATGGCGTACATATCGGCGATATCGTCGAAAGCGGGGCGGAAGGTGTAGCCGTGGCGGTCGCTTCGTCTCGGGCGGCATTCCGGGCCTTCAAGTCATCGAGCATTCATGACCGGATGGCGCTGCTCAAGCAGGCATCGGATGCAATTCGCGGCAGTGCTGCCGACATTGCAAAGCTCATCTGTGAAGATGTCGGCAAACCGATCAAGGCCGCGAATTTCGAGGCTAACCGCGGTTGCGATTTTATCGACGCCTGCATCGCCGCCGTGTCGCAGCTCCGCGGCGAAGTCCTGCCGCTGGACGCCGTGGCGACGGGGAGAGGCCTCACGGGCTTCACCAAACGTGTACCTTATGGCGTCGTTGGCGGGATTACGCCCTTCAACGCCCCAGTCAATCTGCTGCTCCAGAAAGTTATGCCTGCTGTGGCGGTTGGCAATGCGATTGTGGTGAAGCCGGCATTGTCCGGCAGTCGTGTCGCAACGCAACTGGCTAAGTTGTTCCTGGAGGCAGGGTGGCCGCAGGGGCTGTTCAATGTCGTGACCGGCGACCGTGAGACAGCGCTTGCCTTGGCCGCGCATCCTGATGTTGACGCGATTTCATTCACCGGCGGAACTGCTGCAGGACACGACCTCGTCCGTGCGGCCGGGGCCAAGAAGTTCGTCGCGGAACTCGGTTCGAACGCCGCCAATATCGTGCTCGGCGATGCCGATTTAAAATTTGCCGCAACCAGGATCGCGTCCGCCGGCTTCGAGGCCAGCGGACAGCAATGCATTTCCGCCCAGCGTGTTCTGGTTCAGCGCTCGGTACTGGGTGAATTCCTGGCGCTGTTCACTGCGGCTGCGAAAGCGATGAAGGTGGGGTTAGCGTCCGATCCGGCAACGGACGTGGGGCCGATGGTGCATCTGGCGGCCGCAGAGCGCGTGATGAGCATGGTGGAGGACGCTGTGGCGAAAGGCGCCACTGTTGCGCTGAAGCCAGAGAGGGACGGCGCGACTGTCTCCCCCGGCATATTGGTGGATATCGCAAAAAACAGTCGGCTTTGGAAGGACGAGGTGTTCGGTCCTATCGTTGCCGTCGTTCCATTCGACATGATCGATGAGGCAATTGAACTCGCGAACGATTCCGATTTCGGTTTGCAGGGAGCGGTGTTCACACAAGGCTTGTCGCATGCTCTTCGTTTCGCGGAGGACATGGACGTCGGGTCGCTGTGGATCAATGAAGCAAGCCGGTTTCGCCTCGATATGTACCCGTTCGGCGGTGTCAAGCAGAGCGGGATCGGGCGCGAAGGTGTGGTCTACGCCATGGAGGAACTGTCCCAAGTCAAGTTTATCGGCATTAGGTCGCAACCTCTCTCCTGA
- a CDS encoding alpha/beta hydrolase: MASLPDIPDDLRKLMAEVGPKWATDTRGHIKLMIDRFSEVLVHAPKDAAEVVSNVSYGPHERQRFDVFRPLNDVRVENGRRPGLVFVHGGAFTEGSRHRSSEVYANVLHYFAQHGIVGINSGYRLAPDAIYPEATRDISKIVQWMRDNADELGVDPNRVFLMGHSAGGAHVGSYAYNKSLQPEGGPGLAGLIIVSGRMRADNRSDNPNARRVEAYYGSDSSTYNDVTPITHVDADSMPTFIAMAEFENPLIDVYCLELAHRLADAKGFAPPVLWLKEHNHTSIIAHVNTSEEVLGQAILRFIDEH; this comes from the coding sequence ATGGCATCTCTTCCTGACATCCCTGACGATCTGCGTAAGCTGATGGCTGAAGTCGGCCCGAAATGGGCGACCGACACGCGCGGCCATATCAAGCTGATGATTGACCGTTTCAGCGAGGTGTTGGTCCATGCTCCGAAGGATGCCGCAGAGGTGGTCTCCAACGTCAGCTACGGTCCGCATGAGCGTCAGCGGTTTGACGTGTTTCGTCCACTCAACGATGTTCGCGTCGAGAATGGGAGACGTCCGGGACTGGTCTTCGTCCACGGCGGCGCTTTCACCGAGGGAAGCCGGCATCGCAGCAGCGAAGTGTATGCCAACGTGCTACACTATTTCGCGCAGCATGGGATCGTCGGCATCAATTCCGGGTATCGTCTTGCGCCGGATGCAATCTATCCGGAAGCGACACGCGATATCTCAAAGATCGTACAATGGATGCGCGACAATGCAGACGAACTTGGGGTCGATCCAAACCGTGTCTTCCTGATGGGACATTCGGCTGGCGGGGCCCATGTCGGCAGCTACGCGTACAACAAGAGCCTTCAACCTGAGGGCGGGCCAGGGCTGGCCGGCCTGATCATTGTCAGCGGGCGTATGCGTGCGGACAATCGCAGCGACAATCCGAATGCCCGGCGGGTGGAGGCATATTACGGATCGGATTCCAGCACCTACAACGATGTAACACCCATCACGCATGTCGATGCGGACAGCATGCCGACATTCATCGCCATGGCGGAGTTCGAGAATCCGCTGATCGATGTCTATTGCCTTGAGCTTGCGCATCGGCTTGCCGACGCCAAGGGATTTGCGCCCCCGGTTCTCTGGCTCAAGGAGCACAACCACACCTCGATCATTGCGCACGTGAATACGTCGGAAGAGGTGCTTGGACAGGCGATCCTGCGTTTCATCGACGAGCATTGA